A section of the Capra hircus breed San Clemente chromosome 23, ASM170441v1, whole genome shotgun sequence genome encodes:
- the LOC102185648 gene encoding LOW QUALITY PROTEIN: olfactory receptor 2H2-like (The sequence of the model RefSeq protein was modified relative to this genomic sequence to represent the inferred CDS: inserted 1 base in 1 codon) has translation MLTICNDSHSDFILLGFSDKPYLEKMLFSVILISYCLTITGNMVIILVSVNDPKLHSPMYYFLSNLSLLDLCFTSSCVPQMLVNFWGPEKTISYTGCAIQLYVFLWLGTTECVLLVVMAVDRYVAVCHPLKYTTIMHPKLCLQLAILAWGTGLIQSLIQSPATLQLPFCSHQKVDDIVCEVPALIQVSSADTIDTEIQILIAGIILLVVPLLIILSSYIAIAKAVLRIKSTAGKKKAFGTCTSHLLVMSLFYGTVTAVYLQPKSHYTHEQGKFLTLFYTVVTPTLNPLIYTLXNKEVKGALIRLGGGSGIFRITKDVDICWMFA, from the exons ATGTTAACAATTTGCAATGACAGCCACAGTGATTTCATCCTTCTAGGCTTCTCTGACAAGCCATATTTGGAGAAGATGCTCTTTTCAGTAATTCTGATCTCTTATTGCTTAACTATTACAGGAAATATGGTCATAATTCTTGTCTCTGTGAACGATCCAAAACTCCACAGCCCAATGTATTACTTTCTTTCCAACCTATCTCTGCTGGATCTCTGTTTCACCAGCAGCTGTGTTCCACAGATGTTGGTTAATTTCTGGGGTCCAGAGAAGACCATCAGCTACACTGGCTGTGCCATTCAACTCTATGTCTTCTTGTGGCTTGGGACCACTGAATGTGTCCTGCTTGTGGTCATGGCTGTGGACCGCTATGTGGCAGTGTGTCATCCACTAAAATATACCACTATCATGCACCCAAAACTTTGTCTGCAGCTGGCCATCctagcatgggggactggcctgaTTCAGTCTCTGATTCAGTCTCCTGCTACCCTCCAGTTACCTTTCTGCTCCCACCAGAAGGTGGATGACATAGTGTGTGAAGTTCCAGCCCTCATTCAGGTCTCCAGTGCAGACACCATCGACACTGAAATCCAGATACTCATAGCTGGTATTATTCTCCTGGTGGTGCCCTTGCTTATTATCCTTTCCTCTTACATTGCTATTGCTAAAGCTGTGCTGAGAATAAAGTCAACTGCAGGGAAGAAGAAAGCATTTGGTACCTGCACGTCTCATCTTCTTGTAATGTCCCTCTTCTATGGCACTGTCACAGCTGTTTATCTTCAACCCAAGAGTCACTATACTCATGAACAGGGCAAGTTTCTCACCCTTTTCTACACTGTTGTAACCCCGACTCTTAACCCACTCATCTACACTC AGAACAAGGAGGTAAAGGGGGCACTAATAAGGCTGGGAGGAGGATCTGGAATATTCAGAATAACTAAAGATGTTGACATATGTTGGATGTTTGCTTAa
- the LOC102186204 gene encoding LOW QUALITY PROTEIN: olfactory receptor 2W1-like (The sequence of the model RefSeq protein was modified relative to this genomic sequence to represent the inferred CDS: inserted 1 base in 1 codon) — protein sequence MLCTKNAFSVVVQLYFNNKLIETEIRFVVIRGKLLLGFTGQPQXEMIISWVVFFFYIIALIGNMAIILLSFLDDHLQTPKYYFLRSLATLDLSYTTNIVPQMLVNIWGKDKRTTFGGCAFQLFTDMVLCSVECILLAVMSYDRFSAVCRPLHYMTIMNSQLCQGLVGTAWVVGVINCMILSPYAMSLPRCGNHHLDHFFCEMSAMIKIACVDTTAMEVTTFAMCLIIIFAPLLLILVSYGFIAVAVLKIKSAMGRQKAFGTCSSHLIVVSIFYRIVIYMYIQPGNSPNQNEGKLLSTCHSTVTLSMNPLIYTLRNKEFKGAIKRLGNRKFCGNNKTLILPPRNFYYGNVSFTTFICRQFMLWKYIKIIIKSDALVNN from the exons CTACTCCTTGGATTCACAGGCCAGCCTC ATGAGATGATTATTTCTTGGGTGGTATTTTTCTTCTACATCATTGCCCTGATTGGAAATATGGCCATCATCCTGCTATCTTTTCTCGATGACCATCTCCAAACTCCCAAGTACTACTTCCTTAGAAGTTTGGCCACTTTGGATCTCAGTTATACCACAAACATAGTCCCTCAAATGTTGGTCAATATCTGGGGCAAAGACAAGAGAACTACCTTTGGTGGCTGTGCTTTCCAACTTTTCACTGATATGGTTCTCTGCTCAGTTGAATGTATCCTTCTGGCTGTGATGTCTTATGACAGGTTCAGTGCTGTCTGCAGGCCTCTGCACTATATGACTATAATGAACTCCCAACTTTGCCAGGGCCTTGTAGGCACTGCCTGGGTGGTTGGTGTTATTAATTGCATGATACTTTCCCCCTATGCCATGAGTCTTCCTCGATGTGGAAATCACCACCTGGATCacttcttttgtgaaatgtctgCAATGATCAAGATTGCGTGTGTGGACACGACAGCTATGGAGGTAACCACATTTGCCATGTGCCTGATTATCATTTTTGCTCCTCTTCTTCTCATTCTGGTTTCTTATGGCTTCATTGCTGTAGCTGTGCTCAAGATCAAATCTGCAATGGGAAGGCAAAAAGCATTTGGGACCTGTTCCTCCCATCTCATTGTGGTATCCATCTTCTACCGAATTGTTATCTATATGTACATCCAGCCAGGAAACAGTCCAAATCAAAATGAGGGTAAACTTCTCAGTACCTGTCATTCCACTGTTACTCTCAGCATGAACCCACTGATCTATACGCTAAGGAATAAGGAGTTCAAGGGGGCCATAAAGAGACTGGGAAATAGAAAGTTCTGTGGAAACAATAAGACACTGATTCTTCCTCCCAGAAATTTCTATTATGGAAATGTGTCCTTTACAACCTTTATATGTAGACAATTTATGTTgtggaaatatataaaaattattatcaaATCTGATGCATTAGTGAATAACTAA